A genomic stretch from Setaria viridis chromosome 1, Setaria_viridis_v4.0, whole genome shotgun sequence includes:
- the LOC140221520 gene encoding uncharacterized protein: MADDEADLDEFVPVGQAGFGRALGVAGRGLVVGGRGLVGGARAYAGNRTMMADDEADLDEFVPVGQAGFDRALGAAGRSLAVGGRGARAHTGRKQPLADDEADLDEADRISQDAADHWNPMSSNPIIPQNDDTPIEVDLDVGENLDGGGDDIEDNGGVAVNDIEEVSPSIGNAKRRSRVVIEKGKKAKTGTALVIQEKLSEIAEQAKAFTSRKVGEVTVEQVSESESDSSEESAQFWSLVLGGAQVAQIYVDLYLDKNPPRISNLSGMGWLMETIRNAGECHRQLRMNEKILMDLHDLLVGRYGLKPSMHMNTLEMLAILLYTLGGNESNRRAQNRFNHSGETISRKFDEVLLCLIAMAKDFIRPKNPNFPTVHKRIRDDRRAYPHFKDCIGALDGTHIRVALSPEEMVRYIGKTGMATQNVLAVCDFDMRFTYVSTGQPGAMHDTSVLYNAIRVDEEFFPHPPQGNIVFI, from the exons ATGGCCGATGATGAGGCTGACTTGGATGAGTTCGTGCCTGTCGGCCAGGCCGGGTTCGGTCGTGCCTTGGGCGTCGCCGGCCGTGGCTTGGTGGTGGGCGGCCGTGGCTTGGTCGGTGGCGCCCGTGCCTATGCCGGCAATAGGACGATGATGGCCGATGATGAGGCTGACTTGGATGAGTTCGTGCCTGTCGGCCAGGCCGGGTTCGATCGTGCCTTGGGCGCGGCCGGCCGTAGTTTGGCGGTGGGCGGGCGTGGCGCCCGTGCCCACACTGGCAGGAAGCAGCCCCTGGCCGACGATGAGGCTGACTTGGATGAGGCTGACAGGATATCCCAGGATGCGGCGG ATCATTGGAACCCTATGAGCTCGAACCCTATCATACCCCAAAATGATGACACTCCTATTGAAGTAGACCTTGATGTTGGTGAGAACCTTGATGGTGGTGGGGATGACATTGAGGATAATGGAGGTGTTGCTGTGAATGACATTGAGGAGGTATCTCCATCCATTGgcaatgcaaaaagaagatcgAGGGTTGTCAtagagaaaggaaagaaagcaAAAACAGGAACAGCACTTGTGATTCAAGAAAAATTGAGTGAGATAGCTGAACAAGCCAAGGCTTTCACATCAAGAAAGGTTGGCGAAGTTACTGTTGAACAA GTGTCCGAGAGTGAGAGTGATAGTAGTGAGGAGAGTGCGCAGTTTTGGAGTTTAGTTCTTGGTGGTGCTCAAGTAGCTCAAATTTATGTCGATCTATATCTAGATAAAAACCCACCAAGAATATCAAACCTTAGTGGCATGGGATGGTTGATGGAGACAATAAGGAATGCAGGAGAATGCCATAGACAACTTCGTATGAATGAGAAAATACTTATGGATCTTCATGATTTATTGGTGGGAAGGTATGGGCTAAAACCTTCGATGCATATGAACACGCTTGAGATGTTGGCCATCTTATTATACACTTTGGGTGGAAATGAGTCAAATAGGAGAGCTCAAAATAGATTCAACCACTCCGGTGAAACTATAAGTAGGAAATTTGATGAGGTCTTATTATGTTTGATTGCTATGGCAAAGGATTTTATTAGACCAAAAAATCCAAACTTCCCTACTGTCCATAAAAGGATAAGAGATGACAGACGTGCATATCCACACTTTAAAGATTGCATAGGTGCTCTTGATGGTACTCATATTCGTGTCGCTCTGTCACCTGAGGAGATGGTAAGATATATTGGGAAAACCGGAATGGCAACACAAAATGTTCTAGCTGTTTGTGATTTCGACATGCGTTTCACTTATGTATCCACGGGTCAACCCGGAGCTATGCATGACACAAGTGTGCTGTACAATGCAATTAGAGTGGACGAAGAattcttcccacatcctccACAAGGTAACATCGTCTTCATATGA